The following coding sequences are from one uncultured Desulfobacter sp. window:
- a CDS encoding cytidylate kinase-like family protein, translating to MNRSIHKLIDEQVKRWEMQKKQEVKSVDTCRVVTISRERGSHGQQVAEALAQALGFDLFHHQILESMIKETQNAKVLLETLDEKGMNIVEDLVAALVHEHHLWPDEYSKALLRVLNTIGRHGNAVILGRGGNFALKSINALRVRIVAPVALRRKVVQQEQDLNAENAQKIMVSTDANRTAFIRRYFNADTEDPANYDLVLNTGILTVEKAVSIIQSALA from the coding sequence ATGAACAGATCCATTCATAAACTTATTGACGAGCAGGTCAAACGGTGGGAAATGCAAAAAAAGCAGGAGGTAAAATCTGTGGACACCTGCCGGGTGGTCACGATTTCAAGGGAACGCGGCAGTCACGGACAGCAGGTGGCAGAGGCTCTTGCCCAGGCCTTGGGCTTTGATCTGTTTCACCACCAGATCCTTGAAAGCATGATCAAGGAGACCCAAAATGCAAAGGTGCTGCTTGAAACCCTTGATGAGAAGGGGATGAACATTGTGGAAGATCTGGTTGCCGCGCTGGTCCACGAACATCACCTGTGGCCCGACGAATATTCAAAAGCCCTGCTTCGGGTGCTCAATACCATCGGCAGGCACGGCAATGCCGTTATTCTCGGCAGGGGCGGTAACTTTGCCTTGAAAAGCATTAACGCGCTGAGGGTGAGAATCGTTGCCCCCGTTGCCCTGCGCCGGAAAGTGGTACAGCAAGAGCAGGATCTGAACGCTGAAAATGCCCAGAAGATAATGGTCAGCACCGATGCCAACAGGACCGCCTTTATCCGGCGGTATTTTAATGCCGATACCGAGGACCCGGCCAACTATGATCTGGTTTTAAATACAGGGATCCTGACCGTGGAAAAGGCGGTCAGCATTATCCAGTCGGCACTGGCATAG
- a CDS encoding SufD family Fe-S cluster assembly protein, translating to MLDAIDKNLLKAVADLDGIPNGVFNIRKNGQLLTRNVSDNINIEPNKDNTGIVVTVKPGVTNESIHIPVILSQAGLHDVVYNTFIIGEGADVTIVAGCGIHCSSHKSEGHEGIHEFRVGKNATIRYEEKHVATGEGKGKRSLNPTTKVYLDENAIVEMELTQIGGVDEAKRVNEAELAAGSSLFVTERILTEDHQIAVSENNIVLKGDNSKTNLVSRSVIKGDSKQDFYANVEARAKSFGHIECDAIIMDNGVNETVPALRALHPDAELTHEASIGKIANDQLIKLMSLGLTYDEAVDRIIRGFLK from the coding sequence ATGCTAGATGCTATAGATAAAAATTTATTAAAGGCCGTGGCGGACCTGGACGGTATTCCCAACGGGGTATTCAATATCCGGAAAAACGGTCAGCTTTTGACCCGTAATGTGTCGGATAATATCAACATCGAACCCAATAAAGACAACACCGGCATTGTGGTGACCGTTAAACCGGGGGTGACCAATGAATCCATTCACATTCCGGTGATCCTGAGTCAGGCAGGCCTGCACGATGTGGTGTATAACACCTTTATCATCGGGGAAGGTGCCGATGTGACCATCGTTGCCGGATGCGGCATTCACTGTTCAAGCCACAAAAGTGAAGGCCACGAAGGCATCCATGAATTCCGGGTGGGCAAAAACGCCACAATCCGGTACGAGGAAAAACACGTTGCCACAGGTGAGGGAAAAGGCAAACGCAGCCTCAATCCCACCACAAAGGTATATCTGGACGAAAATGCCATAGTGGAGATGGAATTGACCCAGATCGGCGGCGTGGACGAGGCAAAGCGGGTGAATGAGGCCGAGCTTGCCGCAGGCAGTTCACTTTTTGTCACCGAACGAATCTTGACCGAAGACCACCAGATAGCCGTCTCGGAAAACAACATTGTGCTCAAGGGGGATAACAGCAAGACCAACCTGGTATCCCGGTCCGTAATTAAAGGGGACTCCAAACAGGATTTTTACGCCAACGTGGAAGCAAGGGCCAAAAGCTTTGGGCATATTGAATGTGACGCCATTATCATGGACAACGGCGTCAACGAAACGGTACCTGCCCTGCGTGCCCTGCACCCGGACGCAGAGCTGACCCATGAAGCCTCCATCGGAAAGATCGCCAATGACCAGTTGATCAAACTGATGAGCCTGGGACTCACCTACGATGAAGCTGTGGACCGAATTATCCGGGGATTTTTGAAGTAA